A single Acidobacteriota bacterium DNA region contains:
- a CDS encoding P-II family nitrogen regulator: protein MKKLEAYVHPFRVKKVRKSLTGRGFKEVHTLDVHGRSHRSYAEHVRGTEYNVDLLPRTLVIAFVKDEKVDQAVDLIREAAQTSHGPSGKIVISEVETVVKIG from the coding sequence ATGAAGAAGCTGGAAGCCTATGTTCATCCCTTTCGCGTCAAGAAGGTCAGGAAGTCCTTGACGGGACGGGGGTTCAAGGAAGTCCACACGCTGGACGTCCATGGCCGGTCTCATCGCTCCTATGCAGAGCACGTGCGCGGCACCGAGTACAACGTCGACCTTCTGCCGCGCACCCTGGTCATTGCGTTCGTCAAGGACGAAAAGGTCGATCAGGCGGTCGATCTGATCCGCGAGGCGGCCCAAACAAGCCACGGGCCCTCCGGAAAGATCGTAATCAGCGAGGTCGAAACCGTAGTCAAGATCGGCTGA
- a CDS encoding fibronectin type III domain-containing protein, which produces MHFVKVIWAALLLSAWAGVSSPAQDRALPAPQFDLSGEELANAGFYSLSWSWPQELQEGREGLQFEVQQAAQADFSSPLVVYRGEDLGTSFSGKADGEFYYRLRIVSEDGNRAGPWSESYKVVVRHHPLSRALGLLTVGALVFLSAAAIILAGHYRQEVQAGHTR; this is translated from the coding sequence ATGCACTTTGTGAAAGTCATTTGGGCGGCTCTCCTGTTGAGCGCTTGGGCCGGTGTGTCTTCGCCGGCTCAGGATCGGGCCCTGCCCGCGCCTCAGTTCGACCTTTCGGGCGAAGAGTTGGCCAACGCCGGCTTCTACTCCCTATCCTGGAGCTGGCCCCAGGAACTGCAAGAAGGCCGTGAAGGCCTGCAGTTCGAAGTCCAGCAGGCAGCGCAAGCGGACTTCTCCAGCCCGCTCGTGGTCTACCGCGGCGAGGACCTGGGCACCAGCTTCAGCGGCAAGGCGGACGGAGAATTCTACTACCGCTTGCGCATCGTCTCCGAGGACGGTAACCGCGCCGGACCCTGGAGCGAGAGTTACAAAGTGGTGGTGCGCCACCATCCTCTGAGCCGCGCCCTGGGGCTGCTGACGGTGGGCGCCCTGGTCTTCCTGTCGGCCGCCGCCATCATCCTGGCCGGGCACTACCGGCAGGAAGTCCAGGCCGGCCACACCCGTTAA
- a CDS encoding sodium:solute symporter family protein, whose amino-acid sequence MTAIDEAILSPTIAAILLAAFSVLWVFLGWLWGRKNKDLDDYMLAGRKVGLALGTATAMATWVTSNTTMVAPQLAYQMGIWGMVGYSLGSVGLLLFAPMASRIRRLMPSGYTSGDFIRLRYGKTPWRIFLGISIFYSFGWLISLGMAGGILINALSGIDYWIGMTVILTICVAYTLMGGLRAVIGTDFIQTIVIVVGVVALGYLTLQRVGFEEVHQNLVSKRPELLNLLMPAAIMFLFNNLLFGMGEIFHSNVWWSRAFAFGKGVGFKAYLLAGLFWTPIPIAAGFTALAAPSLDLNVPQADMVAPLIAARLLGSLGAILVFVVVFSALASSLDSLLAATGDLIVEDIYHKHIHPEASKPTLRRAAWVITLLLGVGTWLVCLFRLTTLGSLLHFTGAFVASTIGPIVLGLYWRKTNPSAAGWAMFFGSLSGFVAYFQIGFYVAALIGAAVSMLVVSGGTLIRPGDFRWRDLEEEDIPEESQEAKAA is encoded by the coding sequence ATGACCGCCATCGACGAAGCCATCCTCTCACCCACGATTGCAGCCATCTTGTTGGCCGCCTTCAGCGTCCTGTGGGTGTTTCTGGGGTGGCTGTGGGGACGCAAGAACAAGGACCTCGACGACTACATGCTGGCCGGACGCAAGGTGGGACTGGCCCTGGGAACGGCCACCGCCATGGCCACCTGGGTCACCTCCAACACCACCATGGTGGCCCCTCAACTGGCCTACCAGATGGGCATTTGGGGCATGGTGGGCTACTCGCTGGGGTCGGTGGGACTGCTGCTTTTCGCTCCCATGGCCTCGCGCATCCGCCGCCTCATGCCCAGCGGGTACACCAGCGGAGACTTCATCCGGCTGCGTTACGGAAAGACGCCCTGGCGCATCTTCCTGGGCATCTCCATCTTCTACAGCTTCGGATGGCTGATCAGCCTGGGAATGGCCGGCGGCATCCTCATCAACGCCCTCAGCGGAATCGACTATTGGATCGGGATGACGGTCATCCTCACCATCTGCGTGGCCTACACTCTGATGGGGGGCTTGCGGGCCGTGATCGGCACCGACTTCATTCAGACCATCGTCATCGTGGTGGGAGTGGTGGCCCTGGGGTACCTGACCCTGCAGCGGGTGGGGTTCGAGGAGGTTCACCAGAACCTGGTCAGCAAGCGTCCTGAACTGCTCAACCTGCTCATGCCGGCGGCCATCATGTTCCTCTTCAACAACCTGCTTTTCGGCATGGGCGAGATCTTCCATTCCAACGTGTGGTGGAGCCGGGCCTTCGCCTTCGGAAAAGGCGTGGGATTCAAGGCCTATCTGCTGGCCGGACTCTTCTGGACGCCCATCCCCATCGCAGCCGGATTCACGGCCCTGGCGGCTCCCTCCCTCGACCTCAACGTGCCTCAAGCCGACATGGTAGCGCCCTTGATCGCCGCCCGCCTGCTGGGATCGTTGGGAGCCATACTGGTCTTCGTGGTGGTCTTTTCGGCCTTGGCCTCCAGCCTCGACTCGCTGCTGGCGGCCACCGGCGACCTGATCGTGGAAGACATCTACCACAAGCACATCCACCCCGAGGCCTCCAAGCCCACCCTGCGCCGGGCTGCCTGGGTGATTACCCTGCTGCTGGGCGTGGGCACCTGGCTGGTCTGCCTTTTCCGCCTCACGACGCTGGGCTCCTTGCTGCATTTCACGGGAGCTTTCGTGGCCAGCACCATCGGACCCATCGTCCTGGGGCTGTACTGGCGCAAAACCAATCCCTCGGCGGCCGGTTGGGCCATGTTCTTCGGCAGCCTGAGCGGCTTCGTGGCCTACTTTCAGATCGGATTCTACGTGGCCGCGCTGATCGGAGCGGCCGTATCCATGCTGGTGGTGAGTGGGGGAACGCTCATCCGACCGGGAGATTTCCGTTGGCGGGATTTGGAGGAGGAGGACATCCCCGAAGAGAGTCAAGAGGCCAAGGCGGCCTGA
- a CDS encoding aspartate carbamoyltransferase has translation MVTRSDDLERLKQPVEAKDGVAGIERPNALHQLLDEDPQPLLEMAHRHLVSARQISRRQLVQLCRLAAAFEMDPVMEGKPLEGKLLITAFYEPSTRTRLSFESAWHRLGGDVIPITDASTTGIAKGESLRDVAEMLSNYGDVVVLRDSSEDSVERMVEALRIPIINAGNGIDEHPTQALADLYAIFKWCPQLALPAQARDHNVRIGIIGTPRRMRTVRSLLLLLRLIAEGIREVTIINPESDLFDPGQREELEEAGLRIRASRRLKDVLPQLDVVYINSIAWIGDTYETLTGDLKLSADSPLKPGAIVLHPLARGDELDTDLDPTPHNWYFAQARGAVFVRMALLTVLMQRVYRVADAPLPTKAKPQ, from the coding sequence ATGGTGACCCGCAGTGACGACCTGGAGCGGCTCAAGCAGCCGGTTGAAGCCAAGGACGGCGTGGCCGGGATAGAGCGCCCCAATGCGCTTCATCAGCTTCTCGATGAAGATCCCCAGCCCCTGCTCGAAATGGCTCACCGGCACCTGGTGTCGGCACGCCAGATCAGCCGCCGGCAACTGGTTCAGTTGTGCCGGCTGGCCGCGGCTTTCGAGATGGATCCGGTGATGGAGGGCAAGCCTCTGGAGGGCAAGCTCCTGATCACAGCCTTCTACGAGCCCAGCACACGCACGCGCCTTTCCTTCGAAAGCGCCTGGCACCGTCTGGGAGGAGACGTCATTCCCATCACCGACGCGTCCACCACCGGCATCGCCAAGGGCGAGAGCCTTCGCGACGTGGCCGAGATGCTGAGCAATTATGGGGACGTGGTGGTGCTGCGCGACAGCTCCGAGGATTCCGTCGAGCGCATGGTCGAGGCTTTACGCATCCCCATTATCAACGCCGGAAACGGTATCGACGAGCACCCCACCCAGGCTCTGGCCGACCTCTACGCCATCTTCAAGTGGTGTCCTCAGTTGGCCCTGCCCGCTCAGGCCCGGGACCACAACGTGCGCATCGGCATCATCGGCACCCCCAGGCGCATGCGCACGGTGCGCAGCCTGCTGCTGCTTCTGCGCCTGATCGCAGAGGGCATCCGCGAGGTCACCATCATCAACCCGGAATCCGACCTCTTCGACCCCGGCCAACGTGAGGAACTGGAAGAAGCCGGACTGAGGATCCGCGCCAGCCGCCGGCTCAAGGACGTGCTGCCCCAACTGGACGTGGTCTACATCAACTCCATCGCCTGGATCGGGGACACTTACGAGACGCTCACGGGCGACCTCAAGCTGTCGGCCGACTCGCCCCTCAAGCCGGGCGCCATCGTGCTTCATCCGCTGGCCCGCGGGGACGAACTCGACACCGACCTCGATCCCACGCCTCACAACTGGTATTTCGCCCAGGCCCGCGGCGCGGTCTTTGTGCGCATGGCGCTTCTGACGGTGCTCATGCAGCGCGTCTACCGTGTCGCCGACGCGCCCCTGCCCACCAAAGCCAAGCCCCAATAG
- the asnB gene encoding asparagine synthase (glutamine-hydrolyzing), whose translation MCGIAGIIHNDRQAPVNRKTLLAMAAIQHHRGPDGFGVETMPGVGLGHARLAIIDLCESGNQPLVSRDGCMMLTHNGEFYDFQRLRSDMVSRGEKFHTKSDSEVAMHLYRRYGLAQTLGHLRGEFAFGLYDSEDDHLMLVRDRFGIKPLYWTRTADSLVFGSEIKVLFAHPHVERRLSSRGVFHQMMQTIVPGSTPFEDIHQVRPGHVLSVKRRDGRLQVREYPYWDMEFPPLHEHAQGRSEEDCIEAVRAGLLEAVQLRLVADVPVGCYLSGGIDSCSILGLAAACRQDPVKAFTIGFANDDYDESEIAKQMAASVEAEQDILRLDSSHLYDHFVETHWHTERTIYNTLGVAKLLMSRHVHETGYKVVVTGEGSDELFAGYPSFRRDMFLHGLEHMPEKERREWRRMLSQSNQLVKGAMLAADEFHDQALDALCGFTPACLQPWLDASRRVPDLLSPHLRQELQDYQPGQAIAEELDEELIRGRHPLDIAQYVWIKTQLEGQILTWGGDRVDMANSMEARPAFLDHHLAEEAARIPPSYRIKGRVEKYVLREAMKGLLPKVLYEREKFAFMAPPAHTSEDETGAFRSLVDSYLSPRALKESGLLDPKGVEDLFKIHDSPEASHSTLVQLDALINHMLGVQVLHRDFVKADLPRRGRRQAQELGWTLERADPQTPVPS comes from the coding sequence ATGTGCGGTATTGCAGGAATCATTCACAACGACCGGCAAGCTCCGGTTAATCGAAAGACCCTTTTGGCCATGGCTGCCATCCAGCACCATCGCGGACCCGACGGATTCGGCGTCGAAACCATGCCTGGAGTGGGACTGGGGCACGCCCGCCTGGCCATCATCGACCTGTGCGAGTCGGGCAACCAGCCCCTGGTTTCCCGCGACGGATGCATGATGCTGACCCACAACGGCGAGTTCTACGACTTCCAGCGGCTGCGCTCGGACATGGTTTCGCGGGGCGAGAAATTTCATACCAAGAGCGACTCCGAAGTGGCCATGCACCTCTACCGCCGCTATGGACTGGCCCAGACCCTGGGGCACCTGCGCGGCGAGTTCGCTTTCGGGCTCTACGATTCCGAGGACGACCACCTGATGCTGGTGCGCGACCGCTTCGGCATCAAGCCGCTTTACTGGACCCGCACCGCCGACTCGCTGGTCTTCGGCTCCGAGATCAAGGTGCTCTTCGCTCATCCCCATGTCGAGAGGCGCCTCTCCAGCCGGGGCGTCTTCCACCAGATGATGCAGACCATCGTCCCCGGCAGCACGCCCTTTGAAGACATCCACCAGGTGCGTCCCGGACATGTGCTCAGCGTCAAAAGGCGCGACGGACGGCTGCAGGTGCGCGAGTACCCCTACTGGGACATGGAATTCCCGCCTCTCCACGAGCATGCCCAAGGGCGCAGCGAAGAGGACTGCATCGAGGCCGTGCGGGCGGGATTGCTGGAGGCGGTCCAGTTGCGCCTGGTGGCCGACGTGCCCGTGGGGTGCTATCTCTCCGGCGGCATCGACTCCTGCTCAATCCTGGGACTGGCAGCCGCCTGCCGCCAGGATCCCGTCAAAGCCTTCACCATCGGGTTCGCCAACGACGACTACGACGAGAGCGAAATCGCCAAACAGATGGCGGCTTCGGTGGAGGCCGAGCAAGACATCCTCAGGCTCGACTCCAGTCACCTTTACGACCACTTCGTGGAAACCCACTGGCACACCGAGCGCACCATCTACAACACTCTGGGCGTGGCCAAGCTGCTGATGAGCCGTCACGTCCATGAAACCGGATACAAGGTGGTGGTGACGGGCGAGGGCTCGGACGAGCTCTTCGCCGGTTACCCCAGCTTCCGGCGCGACATGTTCCTGCACGGACTGGAGCACATGCCCGAGAAGGAACGCCGGGAATGGCGGCGCATGCTCTCGCAAAGCAACCAACTGGTCAAGGGGGCCATGCTGGCCGCCGACGAATTTCACGACCAGGCCCTGGACGCCCTGTGCGGATTCACCCCGGCCTGCCTGCAGCCCTGGCTGGACGCGTCACGGCGCGTCCCCGACCTGCTCTCTCCACATCTGCGCCAGGAACTGCAGGACTACCAGCCGGGTCAGGCCATCGCCGAGGAACTGGACGAAGAACTCATCCGGGGACGGCATCCCCTCGACATCGCCCAGTACGTCTGGATCAAGACCCAGTTGGAAGGGCAGATCCTGACCTGGGGCGGAGACCGCGTCGACATGGCCAATTCGATGGAGGCGCGTCCCGCCTTCCTCGATCATCACCTGGCCGAAGAGGCGGCCCGCATCCCGCCCTCCTACCGCATCAAGGGGCGGGTCGAGAAATACGTCCTGCGCGAGGCCATGAAGGGACTGCTGCCCAAGGTTCTCTATGAACGGGAAAAGTTCGCTTTCATGGCCCCGCCCGCACACACCTCGGAGGACGAGACGGGCGCCTTCCGCAGCCTGGTCGACTCCTACCTGTCGCCCCGGGCCTTGAAAGAGAGCGGACTGCTCGACCCCAAGGGCGTGGAGGACCTCTTCAAAATCCACGATTCGCCTGAGGCCTCCCACTCCACCCTGGTTCAACTCGACGCTCTCATCAACCACATGCTGGGCGTCCAGGTGCTGCACCGGGACTTCGTGAAAGCCGACCTGCCCCGGCGCGGCCGCCGTCAGGCCCAAGAACTGGGATGGACCCTGGAGAGGGCCGACCCCCAGACCCCCGTTCCCTCCTAG
- a CDS encoding deoxyribodipyrimidine photo-lyase translates to MSKTLLVWLRKDLRLKDNPALSEACRQASTVLPVYLWTPDEEKPWAPGGASRWWLHKSLDRLRESLRDKGSRLIIRQGSESRSLLRQLLQESRADGVYWNRLYHPAAVERDKGLEQALKDEGKEVRSFKAGLLFEPWEVETAQGHPYKVFTPFSKQLLERLPPEEPPLAPPGNLKPPAQWPDSSPLEELGLEPRFDWAGGLERRWTPGEEGAAAQLARFRGEALDRYHQLRNRPDMTAVSRLSPHLHHGEISARQVWHAVLEAQQADDSRSLSKGAFGFLRQILWREFAHHLLFHFPHTDRKPLRPQYEHFPWVEDAKALRAWQRGRTGYPIVDAGMRELWGSGWMHNRVRMIVASFLIKDLLIHWLEGARWFWDTLVDADLANNTLGWQWTAGCGADAAPYFRIFNPVSQGQRHDPQGDYVSRWVPELSRLPRKWIHCPWEAPEEALKEAGVVLGETYPRPMVDHQEARRRALDALQEMKNG, encoded by the coding sequence ATGAGCAAGACGCTGCTGGTGTGGCTGAGAAAAGATCTCAGGCTAAAGGACAATCCCGCTTTGAGCGAGGCTTGCCGCCAGGCCTCAACCGTGCTTCCCGTCTACCTTTGGACGCCCGATGAAGAAAAGCCCTGGGCCCCCGGAGGAGCCTCCCGCTGGTGGCTGCACAAGTCCCTGGACCGCCTGCGGGAATCGTTGCGGGACAAGGGCTCGCGGCTGATCATCCGGCAGGGATCGGAAAGCCGGTCGCTGCTCAGGCAACTCCTCCAAGAGAGCCGGGCCGACGGCGTCTACTGGAACCGCCTCTACCACCCCGCCGCGGTGGAGCGCGACAAGGGCCTCGAGCAGGCCCTCAAGGACGAGGGAAAGGAGGTCCGCAGCTTCAAGGCCGGACTTCTTTTCGAGCCTTGGGAGGTGGAGACGGCGCAGGGCCATCCCTACAAGGTTTTCACGCCCTTCTCCAAACAGCTCCTGGAACGACTGCCCCCTGAAGAGCCTCCACTGGCCCCGCCCGGCAATCTCAAGCCCCCCGCCCAGTGGCCGGACTCGTCGCCCCTGGAGGAACTTGGACTGGAGCCCCGGTTCGACTGGGCCGGCGGACTGGAGCGCCGCTGGACTCCCGGAGAGGAGGGCGCCGCCGCTCAACTGGCGCGCTTCCGGGGTGAAGCTCTGGACCGCTATCACCAACTGCGCAACCGTCCTGACATGACCGCCGTCTCACGGCTCTCCCCCCACCTCCACCACGGAGAAATCTCAGCCCGCCAGGTCTGGCATGCCGTGCTAGAAGCGCAGCAAGCCGACGACAGCCGAAGTCTCTCCAAGGGGGCTTTCGGCTTCCTCAGGCAGATCCTCTGGCGCGAGTTCGCCCACCACCTGCTCTTTCACTTCCCCCACACGGACCGCAAGCCGCTGCGTCCTCAGTACGAGCATTTCCCCTGGGTGGAGGACGCCAAAGCGCTTCGGGCCTGGCAGAGGGGCCGCACAGGGTATCCCATCGTGGACGCCGGCATGCGCGAGTTGTGGGGGAGCGGCTGGATGCACAACCGGGTGCGCATGATCGTTGCTTCCTTCCTGATCAAGGACCTGCTCATCCACTGGCTGGAGGGGGCCCGCTGGTTCTGGGACACGCTGGTGGACGCCGATTTGGCCAACAACACCCTGGGCTGGCAGTGGACGGCCGGATGCGGGGCCGACGCCGCCCCCTACTTCCGCATCTTCAATCCCGTCAGCCAGGGCCAGCGCCATGATCCGCAGGGCGATTACGTGAGCCGCTGGGTGCCGGAGCTGTCCCGGCTGCCCCGGAAATGGATCCACTGCCCCTGGGAGGCTCCGGAAGAGGCGCTCAAAGAGGCTGGGGTTGTGCTGGGAGAAACCTATCCCCGGCCCATGGTCGATCACCAGGAAGCCCGAAGGCGCGCGCTTGATGCGCTGCAGGAGATGAAGAACGGCTAG
- a CDS encoding SDR family oxidoreductase, whose translation MAQSSNFTAVILGASGGIGSALARRLHKRKGCLILAGRDREKLGPLTRELGCEVAVCDPTQVDEVEGLLKKAAKDYGSVEAIANCVGTLLLKPVHLTTWEEWQETLRINLGSAFATVRSGVKVMSRTGGSIVLCSTAASLMGIANHEAIAAAKGGINGLVLSAAATYASKGIRVNAVAPGMTRTPLTERLTSNEALRKGSEAMHALGRIGEPDEVAAALEFFMAPENNWVTGQILAVDGGLSSLAPRRT comes from the coding sequence ATGGCCCAAAGCAGCAACTTCACGGCCGTCATATTGGGCGCCAGCGGCGGCATCGGCAGTGCGCTGGCCCGACGGCTGCACAAACGCAAAGGATGTCTCATCTTGGCCGGCCGCGACCGGGAAAAGCTGGGGCCACTGACACGGGAATTGGGATGCGAGGTGGCCGTGTGCGATCCCACCCAGGTAGACGAGGTGGAAGGGCTTCTCAAAAAGGCGGCCAAGGACTATGGAAGTGTCGAAGCCATCGCCAATTGCGTGGGAACGCTGCTGCTCAAACCCGTCCACCTGACCACTTGGGAGGAGTGGCAAGAGACCCTGCGTATCAATTTGGGTTCGGCCTTCGCCACCGTGCGCTCCGGCGTCAAGGTGATGAGCAGGACGGGAGGATCTATCGTGCTTTGCTCCACGGCGGCCAGTCTCATGGGCATCGCCAACCACGAAGCCATCGCGGCGGCCAAGGGAGGCATCAACGGGTTGGTGCTGTCGGCCGCCGCCACCTACGCCTCAAAGGGCATCCGGGTCAACGCCGTGGCCCCTGGCATGACGCGCACTCCTTTGACCGAGAGACTCACCTCTAACGAAGCCTTGCGCAAGGGCTCCGAGGCCATGCACGCCTTAGGACGCATCGGTGAACCGGACGAGGTGGCGGCCGCCCTGGAGTTCTTCATGGCGCCTGAGAACAACTGGGTCACCGGCCAGATCTTGGCCGTCGACGGGGGGCTCTCCAGCCTGGCTCCCAGGCGGACGTGA
- a CDS encoding ferritin-like domain-containing protein, which produces MNKQELIERLNGDLAEELSAIIQYITYAAKCYGPYRPQLAEFFLSEVADEQGHAQFLANKIVALGGEPTTEPSPVKKAEGNREMLEAVHEAEERAIASYNQRAKDAEAYGDKGLVVQLEDMIRDETEHSEETARILRDWPL; this is translated from the coding sequence ATGAATAAACAAGAATTGATCGAACGTCTGAACGGCGACTTGGCTGAAGAGCTGAGCGCCATTATTCAATACATCACCTACGCGGCCAAGTGCTATGGCCCCTACCGTCCTCAGCTGGCCGAGTTTTTCCTCTCCGAGGTAGCCGACGAGCAAGGACACGCCCAGTTCCTGGCCAACAAGATCGTGGCCCTGGGCGGAGAGCCCACAACCGAGCCCTCCCCCGTCAAGAAGGCCGAGGGCAATCGCGAAATGCTGGAAGCGGTCCATGAAGCTGAAGAGCGCGCCATCGCCTCCTACAATCAGCGCGCCAAAGATGCCGAAGCCTACGGCGACAAGGGACTGGTCGTGCAGCTCGAAGACATGATCAGGGACGAAACCGAGCATTCTGAAGAGACGGCGCGCATACTTCGCGACTGGCCGCTTTAG
- a CDS encoding LysR substrate-binding domain-containing protein encodes MNLRDFEYVIALAETGHFGQAAARCHVTQPTLSTQVAKLEDSLGVQIFERGKRRVFPTKAGEAIVAQTRTVLNEVRRLEDMARQPGYPLGGPFRLGAIPTVGPYLLPHLLPILRTHYSELKLFVSEHITERLVEMLLSTEVDAAILSLPLEEPGLDQEAIMEEEFVAALPPDHPLAAKKTLQEADLVSTDLLLLAEGHCMRRQTLKICQAYREKRYPFQASSIESLRQMVASGAGSTLLPTLAARGPFAETRVEIRPLQPPTPRRTLVLAWRSTFPKVEAMRALAELLRRELKGLGTYEARRASPTSNDQ; translated from the coding sequence GTGAACTTGCGCGACTTCGAGTACGTCATCGCGCTGGCGGAAACCGGTCACTTCGGACAGGCCGCCGCCCGCTGCCACGTCACCCAGCCCACTCTCAGCACCCAGGTGGCCAAGCTGGAGGACTCGCTGGGAGTGCAGATTTTCGAACGGGGCAAGCGCCGCGTCTTCCCCACCAAAGCTGGCGAGGCTATCGTGGCCCAGACCCGCACCGTCCTCAACGAGGTGCGCCGCCTGGAGGACATGGCCCGCCAGCCCGGCTATCCCTTGGGCGGACCCTTCCGCCTGGGTGCCATCCCCACCGTGGGCCCCTATCTACTGCCTCACCTGCTGCCCATCCTGCGCACCCACTACTCCGAACTGAAGCTCTTCGTCAGCGAACACATCACGGAGCGGCTGGTGGAAATGCTGCTTTCCACCGAGGTCGACGCGGCCATTCTTTCGCTGCCCCTGGAGGAACCGGGATTGGATCAGGAGGCCATCATGGAGGAAGAATTCGTAGCGGCCCTTCCCCCCGACCATCCCCTGGCCGCCAAGAAGACCTTGCAGGAAGCCGACCTGGTGTCAACAGACCTGCTGCTGCTGGCCGAGGGCCACTGCATGCGGAGGCAAACCCTCAAGATCTGTCAGGCCTACCGCGAGAAGCGCTATCCCTTCCAGGCCAGCAGCATCGAGAGCCTGCGCCAGATGGTGGCCTCGGGAGCGGGCTCGACGCTCTTGCCCACCCTGGCCGCGCGGGGTCCTTTCGCCGAAACCCGGGTGGAGATCCGTCCCCTTCAGCCGCCCACCCCCAGGCGGACGCTGGTGCTGGCCTGGCGCAGCACCTTTCCCAAGGTCGAGGCTATGCGCGCTCTGGCCGAGCTGCTGCGCCGCGAATTGAAAGGGTTGGGGACCTACGAGGCCCGGCGGGCTTCGCCAACTTCCAATGACCAATGA
- a CDS encoding catalase has translation MCKDRKEKTLTTAAGIPVADNQNSITAGPRGPVLMQDFHLIEKMAHFNRERIPERVVHAKGAGACGTFTVTGDITRYSKAKVFEKVGKETPIMIRFSTVGGEKGSGDSERDPRGFAVKFYTEEGNWDLVGNNTPIFFIRDPLKFGDFIHTQKRDPQTNLKSPTMMWDFWSLSPESLHQVTILFSDRGTPKGFRHMNGYGSHTFSLVNDEGKRHWVKFHLKTKQGIENFTRQEATKMNGEDPDYGTRDLFDAIENADYPQWRLCVQIMPEEDAEDYHVNPFDLTKVWPHGDYPLIEVGILELNKNPDNYFLEIEQSAFAPANVVPGVGHSPDKMLQARILSYPDAHRYRLGVNYEALPSNKPRCPVHNYHRDGAMRFDDNGGGGPNYEPNSFGGPKEDPSYADIEQPVDGPGARYDHRRGNDDYTQAGNLFRLMEPDAQQRLIDNIVTHMKSVPREIQERQLVHFWRADEDYGRGVARGLGLELPQEDPVPAG, from the coding sequence ATGTGTAAAGACCGCAAAGAGAAAACTCTCACCACGGCGGCCGGAATCCCGGTGGCCGACAATCAGAATTCCATCACCGCCGGTCCGCGCGGGCCCGTCTTGATGCAGGACTTCCACCTGATTGAGAAGATGGCTCACTTCAACCGCGAACGCATCCCCGAGCGCGTGGTTCACGCCAAGGGCGCCGGAGCTTGCGGGACCTTTACCGTCACCGGCGACATTACCCGCTACAGCAAGGCCAAGGTCTTCGAGAAGGTGGGCAAAGAGACGCCCATCATGATCCGTTTCTCGACCGTAGGCGGAGAGAAAGGATCAGGCGACAGCGAGCGCGATCCCCGCGGATTCGCCGTCAAGTTCTACACCGAGGAAGGCAACTGGGACCTGGTGGGCAACAACACGCCCATTTTCTTCATCCGCGATCCGCTCAAGTTCGGTGATTTCATTCACACGCAGAAGCGCGATCCTCAGACCAACCTGAAGTCGCCCACCATGATGTGGGACTTCTGGTCGCTGAGTCCGGAGTCGCTGCATCAGGTCACCATCCTTTTCAGCGACCGCGGCACTCCTAAGGGATTCCGCCACATGAACGGCTACGGCAGCCACACCTTCAGTCTCGTCAACGACGAGGGCAAGCGCCACTGGGTGAAGTTCCATCTCAAGACCAAGCAGGGCATCGAAAACTTCACCCGTCAGGAGGCCACCAAGATGAACGGCGAGGATCCCGACTACGGGACCCGCGACTTGTTCGACGCCATCGAGAATGCCGACTATCCGCAGTGGCGGCTGTGCGTTCAGATCATGCCTGAGGAGGACGCCGAGGACTACCACGTCAATCCCTTCGATTTGACCAAGGTCTGGCCTCACGGGGACTATCCGCTGATCGAAGTGGGTATCCTCGAGCTCAACAAGAATCCCGACAACTATTTCTTGGAGATCGAGCAGTCGGCCTTCGCTCCCGCCAACGTGGTGCCGGGCGTCGGCCACTCGCCCGACAAGATGCTGCAGGCCCGCATCCTCTCCTATCCCGACGCCCACCGCTATCGCCTGGGAGTCAACTACGAGGCTTTGCCCTCCAACAAGCCCCGCTGCCCGGTGCACAACTACCACCGCGACGGCGCCATGCGCTTCGACGACAACGGCGGCGGCGGGCCCAACTACGAGCCCAACAGCTTCGGCGGTCCCAAGGAGGATCCGTCTTACGCCGACATCGAGCAGCCGGTGGACGGGCCGGGCGCCCGTTACGACCACCGCAGGGGCAACGACGACTATACCCAGGCCGGAAATCTCTTCCGTCTCATGGAGCCGGATGCTCAGCAGCGGCTGATCGACAACATCGTCACCCACATGAAGTCGGTGCCCAGGGAGATTCAGGAGCGTCAACTGGTCCACTTTTGGCGAGCCGACGAGGATTACGGAAGGGGTGTAGCCCGGGGGCTGGGATTGGAGCTTCCGCAAGAAGATCCTGTTCCCGCCGGATAA